From Nerophis ophidion isolate RoL-2023_Sa linkage group LG15, RoL_Noph_v1.0, whole genome shotgun sequence, one genomic window encodes:
- the zdhhc23b gene encoding palmitoyltransferase ZDHHC23-B produces MKTRREEEEDALCCCEYINRRGERSHVAACCCDCEDLDDMCDRFLKREPQNPESLSQVAAVFCDRLRLPWLSGGARKVDLSVIPPLLILPALLHLAAVHVLLGALVLWVVPVLVLWYYYFTQRKKGRTLFFLSLALFSLAYMYYMFITEVLPRGDVGPSQVALVTGGVTLTLLGLLRTKRDPGVVLAQPPLSGGRPDVKIGDLLGRSPEAELSRCPLCGVARPLRAGHCRICGVCVLRHDHHCVWINHCVGQDNHASFLLTLLIFLLTSLYGISLVLRSVCPAQNLLLALLYCPGVYQQYSTALCFTCAWYCSVVTGGLLHLLLMQLLNISYNVTQREARAALRDGSGRRAWWGLVMDTGLYSRGFPGNWAQFVSMAGQRTPRSPGRTDGV; encoded by the exons ATGAAGACAAGGCGGGAGGAGGAAGAGGACGCCTTGTGCTGCTGCGAGTACATCAACAGACGTGGCGAGCGCAGCCATGTGGCCGCCTGCTGCTGCGACTGTGAGGACCTGGACGACATGTGTGACCG CTTTTTGAAAAGGGAGCCTCAGAATCCAGAATCTCTGTCCCAGGTGGCCGCCGTCTTCTGCGACCGTCTCCGTCTTCCCTGGCTGTCGGGCGGCGCCCGAAAAGTGGACCTGTCCGTCATCCCACCTCTGCTCATCCTGCCGGCGCTGCTGCACCTGGCTGCCGTCCACGTCCTTCTGGGCGCGCTGGTTCTGTGGGTTGTGCCCGTCCTGGTGCTGTGGTACTACTACTTCACCCAGCGCAAGAAGGGACGAACGCTGTTCTTCCTCAGTCTGGCTCTTTTCTCCTTGGCCTACATGTACTACATGTTCATCACTGAGGTGCTGCCCCGCGGGGATGTGGGCCCCTCCCAGGTTGCCCTGGTAACAGGGGGTGTCACGCTCACCCTGCTCGGCCTGCTCCGCACTAAGAGAGACCCGGGCGTGGTGCTCGCACAACCTCCTCTTAGTGGCGGGAGACCGGACGTCAAAATAGGCGACCTGCTGGGACGCTCGCCGGAGGCGGAGCTTAGCCGGTGTCCGCTATGTGGGGTGGCGCGGCCCCTGAGAGCGGGACATTGTCGTATCTGTGGCGTGTGCGTGCTGCGTCACGACCACCACTGTGTCTG GATCAATCACTGCGTGGGCCAGGACAACCACGCCAGCTTCCTGCTGACCCTGCTCATCTTCCTGTTGACCTCGCTGTACGGCATCAGCCTGGTGCTGCGGAGCGTGTGTCCCGCTCAGAACCTCCTCCTCGCCCTGCTGTACTGCCCTGGCGTCTACCAGCAATACAG CACCGCCCTGTGCTTCACGTGTGCCTGGTACTGCAGCGTGGTGACTGGCGGCCTGCTGCACTTGCTCCTGATGCAGCTGCTCAACATCAGCTACAACGTGACCCAGCGTGAGGCCAGGGCCGCTCTCAGGGACGGGTCCGGCCGCAGGGCCTGGTGGGGGCTCGTCATGGACACCGGCCTCTACTCACGTGGTTTCCCAGGCAACTGGGCCCAATTTGTCAGCATGGCGGGCCAAAGGACTCCTCGCTCCCCTGGACGGACAGACGGGGTGTAA